Sequence from the Clostridium saccharobutylicum DSM 13864 genome:
TTTGGAAATACCTCAAGGACAGGCAGGATTAAAAGTTGAAAGAATAGCATATGAGCAAAAGGGAATCATTGAATATACTATAACTATAGCAAGAGGAGATAAGTATAGGTATAGAATTTGTTTAGGCGCGTGAAAATAAATAACAAGTGCAATTTGCCATGGATATTTTTTATCAGGCAAGGAGGTAAATTGCCCTCATAGCGGGCCTATTAGGTCAATTTGCCGACGCAGCATGATGGAAAATAGGCTGGCAAATGAACTGGTTAGTTATTTGAATGTGCCTTAACTAATTAACAATAAAGGAGAGATTATAAGTGAAGTTACTAGCAGTTAAAGATTATGAGGAAATGTGTTTAGTTGCATCTAAAATATTCAAAGATATAATTGCTGAAAAAGCAGATGCTGTTTTAGGACTTGCAACAGGAAGTACACCAATTGGATTGTACAAGAAACTTATAGAAAAGAATAGAAATAAGGAAATAGATTTTTGTAACATAAAGACAGTAAATTTAGATGAATACGTTGGACTTGGAGGAGAAAATTCTCAAAGTTATAGATATTTTATGAATGAGAATTTATTTAATCATATAAACATAGATAAAGCCAATACATTTGTTCCAAATGGTTTAGCAGAAAACCCTGAAAAAGAAGCTAAAAGCTATGATAAAAAAATAGAGGAGCTAGGTGGAATTGATATACAAATTCTCGGAATTGGAAATAATGGACATATTGCATTTAATGAACCAGATGATTTTTTGATATCAGAAACTCATGTAACTAATTTAGCAAAAAGTACTATTGAAGCGAATTCAAGATTTTTTAAATCAATAAATGAAGTACCTACTAAGGCTATAACTATGGGTATTGGATCAATAATGAAGGCAAAAAAAATACTATTGTTGGTAAAGGGTGAAGATAAGATAAGAGTTGTAAAAGAATTATTAAATGGAAATATTACAACAAAGAATCCAGCAACAATGTTAAAATTGCATGAAGATGTAACTATAATAATAGATGAAACAATGAAAAATAAAATAGAAGAATAAAAAGTATTTTTTAATTATGTATACAGTCTATTTCCAATGGGTAAGTCCTTATATTAATGTTATTTTATAGAAAAAAGTTTTATAAAATGCTAAAAAATATATTGCAAATTTGGAACTAAAGTGTTATTATGAAAACGTAATCAAGAAAGGGCCATCTAGTTAGTGTTCCTAAGTAGATTACAATAAAATAATAATTTCCAGCGTGTTACTGATTCGATCAGGCATAAGCATAGGAAAATAAAACAATTTAATATTTGTTTGTTATATAACATATAGTTTGTACAGTTTTATAAGGTATTATCCTGTTTTTTTATGATTCAAATTGTGTACAAGTGATGTGAGAAATTCGAACATATATTGTTTTATTCCCTAATGCTTATGTCTTTTGTTTTTGTAACAAATAAAAAAATGGGAGGTATAAAAATGGTAGGAATTATTCTTGCTAGTCACGGAGAATTTGCTAAAGGCATCTTGCAATCTGGTTCTATGATTTTCGGAGAACAAGAAAACGTAAAGGCTGTTACGTTGATGCCTAGTGAAGGACCTGATGATGTTAGAGCAAAAATGAAAGACGCAATTGCATCGTTTGACAACCAAGATGAGGTTTTATTCTTAGTTGATCTTTGGGGTGGTACACCATTCAACCAAGCAAATACTTTATTTGAAGAACACAAAGATAAATGGGCAATCGTAGCTGGTATGAATTTACCAATGTTGATTGAAGCTTATGGTGCACGTCTTTCAATGGAATCCGCACATGAAATTGCGGCTTATATTTTAAATTCAGGTAAAGAAGGAGTTAAAGTTAAGCCGGAAGAATTGGAACCAGCAGATGATAGTAAAGCTACAGCAGCTTCAGCAGGGCAATCTAATGCAGGTGCACCTGGATCATTTGAATACGTTTTAGCTCGTATTGATTCTCGTTTACTTCATGGACAAGTAGCAACTGCTTGGACAAAAACTGTAAATCCTACACGAATTATTGTCGTGTCAGATGCAGTTGCTAAAGATGAACTTCGTAAGAAGTTGATCACACAGGCTGCTCCTCCAGGGGTTAAAGCTCATGTTGTTCCAGTTGATCATATGATTAAACTTGCAAAAGATGATCAACATTTTGGTAAAGAACGTGCATTGCTTCTTTTTGAAAATCCAGAAGATGTACTTAGAGCAGTAGAAGGTGGAATACCATTAAAGACAATCAATGTTGGTTCAATGGCTCACTCTACAGGTAAGGTTCAACCAAACAAAGTTCTTGCTTTCAATCAACAAGATATTGATACATTCAATAAGCTTAAACAAGCTGGACTTAATTTTGATGTTCGTAAAGTACCAAACGATTCAAAAGGAAATATGGACGAAATACTTAAAAGAGCACAAGATGAATTAAATAAATTAAAATAATCTAATTATTTAGAGAAAAAGGAGGATTAATAACCATGACTTTAAATATAGTTCAAGTTATATTAGTCATTATTGTAGCATTTTTAGCTGGTATGGAAGGTGTTTTGGATGAATTTCATTTCCACCAACCAATAATTGCTTGTACGTTAATCGGGTTAGCTACAGGTAACTTATTACCATGTTTAATCTTAGGTGGTAGCCTTCAAATGATGGCATTAGGTTGGGCAAATATAGGTGCTGCTGTAGCACCAGATGCAGCATTAGCATCTGTTGCATCTGCAATTATTTTAGTTCTTGGAGGACAAGGCAAAGACGGAGTTCCTTCAGCTATTGCTATTGCTGTTCCTTTAGCAGTTGCAGGACTATTATTAACAATTATTTGTCGTACTATTGCCACAGCGTTTGTACATTTCATGGATTCTGCTGCTAAAG
This genomic interval carries:
- the nagB gene encoding glucosamine-6-phosphate deaminase; translated protein: MKLLAVKDYEEMCLVASKIFKDIIAEKADAVLGLATGSTPIGLYKKLIEKNRNKEIDFCNIKTVNLDEYVGLGGENSQSYRYFMNENLFNHINIDKANTFVPNGLAENPEKEAKSYDKKIEELGGIDIQILGIGNNGHIAFNEPDDFLISETHVTNLAKSTIEANSRFFKSINEVPTKAITMGIGSIMKAKKILLLVKGEDKIRVVKELLNGNITTKNPATMLKLHEDVTIIIDETMKNKIEE
- a CDS encoding mannose/fructose/sorbose PTS transporter subunit IIA, with amino-acid sequence MVGIILASHGEFAKGILQSGSMIFGEQENVKAVTLMPSEGPDDVRAKMKDAIASFDNQDEVLFLVDLWGGTPFNQANTLFEEHKDKWAIVAGMNLPMLIEAYGARLSMESAHEIAAYILNSGKEGVKVKPEELEPADDSKATAASAGQSNAGAPGSFEYVLARIDSRLLHGQVATAWTKTVNPTRIIVVSDAVAKDELRKKLITQAAPPGVKAHVVPVDHMIKLAKDDQHFGKERALLLFENPEDVLRAVEGGIPLKTINVGSMAHSTGKVQPNKVLAFNQQDIDTFNKLKQAGLNFDVRKVPNDSKGNMDEILKRAQDELNKLK